One part of the Streptomyces ferrugineus genome encodes these proteins:
- a CDS encoding penicillin acylase family protein, giving the protein MRTTRPRRFLVAAAALLTASATLPAAAADRPDHRERPSHGAMSAVLRYTEYGIPHIVADDYKSLGFGTGWAQAADQVCTLADGFVTVRGERSRFFGPDAATDFSLSSATSNLSSDLYFRGVRQARTVEKLLAEPAPRGPSRQVKDLMRGFAAGYNVWLKRNRITDPACKGATWVRPATTLDVAARFHALAVLGGQGGIVDEITSARPPTGSAAETTGTGADAEALIRAVRERTADAGMGSNAVAFRGDTTANGRGLLLGNPHYPWQGGRRFWQAQQTIPGELDVAGAALLGSPTIAIGYNSHVAWSHTVSTGVPFSLHRLALDPADPTVYLVDGKPERMRKRTVTVAVKDGTPVTRTQWWTRYGPVAASTDGALPLPWTATTAYALNDPNAANLRFADTSLGFGKARATADIARSLTRHQGLPWVNTIAADSSGHSLYTQSQVLPRITDDLVARCSTDLGRTTYPAAGVAVLDGSRGDCALGSDRDAVQRGTFGPSRMPTLKDAPYVENSNDSAWLSNADRPLTGYERIFGSIGTQRSLRTRGAIEDVAAMAARGGLTVRDLERQQFANRVPAGDLATADVAKACAALPGGTATGSDGRAVDVSGACPVLAAWDRTMDTGSRGALLFDRFWRKLTATVPAAQRWKVPFSAADPVRTPNTLNTGAPGFATALADAVAELRAAGIALDSRLGEHQVVVRNGQRVPVHGGTEGMGVWNKIEPVWDQARGGYTEVTTGSSHIQAVGWDGSRCPVARTLLTYSQSSNPGSPHFSDQTRLFSGERWVSARFCEKDILASPALRVVRLSER; this is encoded by the coding sequence ATGCGCACCACTCGCCCGAGACGCTTCCTCGTGGCGGCCGCGGCCCTGCTCACGGCATCGGCCACGCTGCCGGCCGCGGCGGCCGACCGGCCGGATCACCGCGAACGTCCCTCGCACGGCGCCATGTCCGCCGTGCTCCGCTACACCGAGTACGGCATTCCGCACATCGTCGCCGACGACTACAAGTCCCTCGGCTTCGGCACCGGTTGGGCGCAGGCCGCCGATCAGGTGTGCACGCTGGCCGACGGGTTCGTGACCGTCCGCGGTGAGCGCTCGCGCTTCTTCGGGCCGGACGCGGCGACCGACTTCTCGCTGTCGTCGGCCACCAGCAACCTCTCCAGTGACCTGTACTTCCGCGGCGTACGCCAGGCCCGCACGGTGGAGAAGCTGCTCGCCGAACCGGCGCCGCGCGGGCCCAGCCGCCAGGTGAAGGACCTGATGCGGGGCTTCGCGGCCGGGTACAACGTCTGGCTGAAGCGGAACCGGATCACCGACCCGGCCTGCAAGGGCGCCACTTGGGTGCGACCGGCCACCACGCTGGATGTGGCCGCCCGTTTCCACGCCCTCGCCGTGCTCGGAGGCCAGGGCGGCATCGTGGACGAGATCACGTCCGCCCGGCCGCCCACCGGCTCGGCAGCCGAGACCACGGGCACCGGTGCGGACGCCGAGGCCCTGATACGGGCCGTACGCGAACGGACCGCCGATGCGGGCATGGGCTCGAACGCGGTCGCCTTCCGTGGCGACACCACGGCGAACGGCCGCGGTCTGCTGCTGGGCAACCCGCACTACCCCTGGCAGGGCGGGCGCCGCTTCTGGCAGGCCCAGCAGACGATCCCCGGCGAGCTCGACGTGGCCGGCGCCGCGCTGCTGGGGTCGCCGACGATCGCCATCGGCTACAACTCCCACGTGGCGTGGAGCCACACGGTGTCGACCGGTGTCCCGTTCAGCCTGCACCGGCTGGCCCTGGATCCCGCCGACCCCACCGTCTACCTGGTGGACGGCAAGCCGGAGCGGATGAGGAAGCGCACCGTGACCGTCGCGGTCAAGGACGGCACACCGGTGACCCGCACCCAGTGGTGGACCCGCTACGGCCCCGTCGCCGCCTCCACCGACGGCGCGCTCCCGCTGCCCTGGACGGCGACCACGGCGTACGCGCTCAACGACCCCAACGCGGCCAACCTGCGCTTCGCGGACACCTCGCTCGGCTTCGGCAAGGCGCGCGCAACGGCCGACATCGCCAGGTCCCTCACCCGGCACCAGGGCCTGCCCTGGGTGAACACCATCGCCGCGGACTCCTCGGGACACTCCCTGTACACCCAGTCGCAGGTGCTGCCCCGGATCACCGACGACCTCGTGGCGCGGTGTTCGACGGACCTGGGCCGGACCACCTACCCGGCGGCGGGCGTCGCGGTCCTCGACGGCTCCCGCGGCGACTGCGCGCTCGGCAGCGACCGCGACGCCGTCCAGCGCGGGACGTTCGGGCCCTCGCGCATGCCCACGCTGAAGGACGCGCCGTATGTGGAGAACTCCAACGACAGCGCGTGGCTCAGCAACGCCGACCGGCCGTTGACCGGTTACGAGCGGATCTTCGGCAGCATCGGCACCCAGCGCTCCCTGCGCACCCGCGGCGCGATCGAGGACGTGGCGGCGATGGCGGCGCGGGGCGGACTGACCGTCCGGGACCTGGAGCGTCAGCAGTTCGCGAACCGGGTGCCGGCGGGCGACCTGGCGACGGCCGACGTGGCGAAGGCGTGTGCCGCGCTGCCGGGCGGTACGGCAACCGGCAGTGACGGCAGGGCCGTTGACGTGTCCGGGGCCTGCCCGGTGCTGGCGGCGTGGGACCGCACCATGGACACCGGCAGCCGGGGCGCCCTGCTCTTCGACCGGTTCTGGCGGAAACTGACCGCGACGGTTCCGGCCGCCCAGCGGTGGAAGGTGCCGTTCTCGGCGGCGGACCCGGTGCGCACCCCGAACACGCTCAACACCGGCGCTCCCGGCTTCGCCACGGCCCTCGCGGACGCGGTCGCCGAGCTGCGGGCGGCGGGCATCGCGCTGGACTCCCGCCTCGGCGAGCACCAGGTCGTCGTACGCAACGGCCAACGTGTCCCCGTGCACGGCGGCACGGAGGGGATGGGTGTGTGGAACAAGATCGAGCCGGTGTGGGACCAGGCGCGGGGCGGCTACACGGAGGTGACGACCGGTTCCAGCCACATCCAGGCGGTGGGCTGGGACGGCAGCCGCTGCCCGGTGGCACGCACGCTGCTGACGTACTCGCAGTCGTCCAACCCGGGCTCGCCCCACTTCAGCGACCAGACCCGGTTGTTCTCGGGTGAGAGGTGGGTGAGCGCGCGCTTCTGCGAGAAGGACATTCTGGCGTCACCCGCGTTGAGGGTCGTCCGCTTGAGCGAACGCTGA
- a CDS encoding acyl-CoA synthetase has translation MTQGQGSTVDGVLRRSARRTPARIAVEYGDRSWTYEELDGAVSRAASVLLDTGLAPGDRVGAYGHNSDAYLIGFLACARAGLVHVPVNQNLTGDDLAYIVGQSGARLVLADPGLAGRLPSDVRTLALRDADDSLLARLATAPAYDGPEPRSEDLVQLLYTSGTTALPKGAMMTHRALVHEYLSAITALDLSAGDRPVHSLPLYHSAQMHVFLLPYLAVGATNLILDAPDGDRLFDLIEAGRVDSLFAPPTVWIGLAGRPDFAERDLGGLRKAYYGASIMPVPVLERLRERLPKLGFYNCFGQSEIGPLAMVLAPDEHKGRMDSCGRTVLFVDARVVDEQGEEVPDGTSGEIVYRSPQLCEGYWDKPEETAEAFRDGWFRSGDLAVRDAHGYFTVVDRVKDVINSGGVLVASRQVEDALYTHDGVAEVAVIGLPDERWIEAVTAVVVPRGEVGEAELIDHAREKLAHFKAPKRVEFVDELPRNASGKILKRELRDRFAGH, from the coding sequence ATGACGCAGGGACAGGGCAGCACGGTTGACGGGGTGTTGCGGCGCAGCGCGCGGCGCACCCCGGCGCGGATCGCGGTGGAGTACGGCGACCGCTCATGGACGTACGAGGAACTCGACGGGGCCGTCTCCCGCGCGGCGAGCGTCCTGCTCGATACGGGCCTCGCCCCCGGCGACCGGGTCGGCGCCTACGGCCACAACTCGGACGCCTATCTGATCGGGTTCCTCGCCTGCGCCCGCGCGGGCCTCGTCCATGTCCCGGTCAACCAGAACCTGACCGGCGACGACCTCGCCTACATCGTCGGCCAGTCCGGCGCCCGTCTCGTCCTCGCCGACCCCGGCCTGGCCGGTCGACTGCCTTCGGACGTCCGTACATTGGCGCTGCGCGACGCCGACGACTCGCTCCTGGCGCGGCTCGCGACGGCTCCCGCGTACGACGGCCCGGAGCCGCGCTCCGAAGACCTGGTGCAACTGCTCTACACATCCGGTACGACGGCCCTGCCCAAGGGCGCGATGATGACGCACCGCGCCCTGGTCCACGAGTACCTGAGCGCCATCACCGCCCTCGACCTCAGCGCGGGCGACCGCCCCGTGCACTCCCTGCCGCTCTACCACTCGGCGCAGATGCATGTGTTCCTGCTGCCGTACCTCGCGGTCGGCGCCACCAACCTCATCCTCGACGCCCCCGACGGCGACCGGCTCTTCGACCTGATCGAGGCCGGCCGGGTGGACAGCCTGTTCGCCCCGCCCACCGTGTGGATCGGCCTGGCGGGCCGTCCCGACTTCGCCGAGCGCGACCTCGGCGGGCTGCGCAAGGCGTACTACGGCGCGTCGATCATGCCGGTGCCCGTCCTGGAGCGGCTGCGCGAACGGCTCCCGAAGCTCGGCTTCTACAACTGCTTCGGCCAGAGCGAGATCGGCCCGCTGGCCATGGTGCTGGCCCCGGACGAGCACAAGGGCCGGATGGACTCCTGTGGGCGCACCGTCCTCTTCGTCGACGCCCGTGTCGTCGACGAACAGGGCGAGGAGGTGCCCGACGGCACCTCCGGCGAGATCGTCTACCGCTCCCCGCAGTTGTGTGAGGGCTACTGGGACAAGCCCGAGGAGACCGCCGAGGCCTTCCGCGACGGCTGGTTCCGCTCCGGCGACCTCGCCGTGCGCGACGCACATGGCTACTTCACCGTCGTCGACCGGGTGAAGGACGTCATCAACTCCGGTGGCGTACTGGTCGCCTCACGGCAGGTCGAGGACGCGCTCTACACCCATGACGGTGTCGCCGAGGTCGCCGTGATCGGTCTGCCCGACGAGCGCTGGATCGAGGCCGTCACGGCGGTCGTCGTGCCGCGCGGCGAGGTGGGCGAGGCCGAACTGATCGACCACGCGCGCGAGAAGCTCGCCCACTTCAAGGCGCCGAAGCGGGTGGAGTTCGTGGACGAGTTGCCGCGCAACGCCAGCGGGAAGATCCTCAAGCGGGAGCTGCGGGACCGGTTCGCCGGTCACTGA
- a CDS encoding cytochrome P450 codes for MGRTVPEQKRVWTTGTAPGIFPLLGHGIAFYRQPLAFLNSLPTYGDLVEIRLGPQRAWMVCHPELTHEVLMDPHTFDKGGPLYDRLGKLMGDGLVTCRQPTHRAKRALLQPHFRPSHVAHYTDLVTEEAEAVCQGWQTGRTVPVTQAMMTLTTRVTSRVLLSDSLDDTTTAEVGDCLADVVRGLFVRTVVPIDALFRLPTPPNRRYRRALSRLHAIIDAVIAERRRGPDRDDVLGTLLTAARDDGGAPAITDQEVHDHLITLLLTGVETQALTLAGVFSLLARHPEVERQLHAELDSVLAEGRRPGPDDLPHLVYTRRVVTETLRHSSPGWLFTRVATRETELAGCRLPKGAAVLYSPYLLHHDPASFPDPERFDPDRWLPGRSTAEQRRAMMPFSAGNRKCIGDEFAMVEATLALATIAGRRRLSHLPGYADQKPRPGITMGPRSLVMFCEPRSRTPSAASLTPRATAGRRTSDIRTAGDDVVDNA; via the coding sequence ATGGGCCGTACTGTGCCTGAACAGAAACGTGTATGGACGACAGGAACTGCTCCAGGCATATTCCCGCTCCTTGGTCACGGTATCGCGTTCTACCGACAACCGCTGGCGTTTCTCAATTCTTTGCCCACGTACGGGGATCTGGTCGAGATACGGCTGGGCCCCCAGCGCGCATGGATGGTGTGCCATCCGGAGCTGACCCACGAGGTGCTGATGGATCCGCACACCTTCGACAAAGGGGGCCCGCTCTACGACAGGCTCGGAAAGCTGATGGGGGACGGTCTCGTCACCTGCCGTCAGCCGACGCACCGGGCCAAGCGCGCGCTGCTGCAACCCCACTTCCGGCCCTCCCACGTCGCGCATTACACGGACCTCGTCACGGAGGAGGCCGAGGCGGTGTGCCAGGGGTGGCAGACGGGTCGGACGGTTCCCGTCACCCAGGCGATGATGACGCTCACGACCCGCGTGACCAGCCGTGTTCTGCTCTCCGACTCGCTGGACGACACGACGACCGCCGAGGTGGGGGACTGTCTCGCCGATGTGGTCCGTGGTCTGTTCGTCCGCACGGTCGTACCGATCGACGCCCTGTTCCGCCTCCCCACACCCCCCAACCGCCGCTATCGGCGCGCGCTGTCCCGACTGCACGCGATCATCGACGCGGTGATCGCGGAGCGCCGCAGGGGCCCCGACCGCGACGACGTGCTGGGAACCCTGCTGACCGCCGCGCGCGACGACGGCGGCGCGCCGGCGATCACCGACCAGGAGGTCCACGACCACCTGATCACGCTGCTGCTGACCGGCGTCGAGACCCAGGCACTGACCCTGGCCGGGGTCTTCAGCCTGCTGGCCCGCCATCCGGAGGTGGAGCGACAACTGCACGCCGAGCTCGACTCCGTCCTCGCCGAAGGCCGACGACCCGGTCCCGACGATCTGCCGCACCTCGTCTACACCCGGCGCGTCGTCACCGAGACGCTGCGCCACTCGTCTCCCGGCTGGCTCTTCACCCGCGTCGCCACCCGGGAGACGGAACTCGCCGGATGCCGTCTGCCCAAGGGTGCTGCCGTCCTGTACAGCCCCTACCTCCTGCACCACGATCCCGCGTCGTTCCCCGACCCCGAGCGTTTCGACCCCGACCGCTGGCTGCCGGGGCGGTCCACCGCCGAGCAGCGTCGCGCGATGATGCCGTTCTCCGCGGGCAACCGCAAATGCATCGGTGACGAGTTCGCGATGGTGGAGGCCACCCTGGCGCTGGCGACCATCGCCGGCCGCCGGCGCCTGAGTCATCTGCCGGGGTACGCCGATCAGAAGCCGCGGCCCGGGATCACGATGGGACCACGTTCCCTGGTCATGTTCTGCGAACCCCGTTCGCGTACGCCCTCCGCCGCCTCGCTCACGCCCCGGGCAACAGCGGGCCGGCGCACATCGGACATCCGGACGGCAGGTGACGACGTTGTCGACAACGCATGA
- a CDS encoding (-)-alpha-amorphene synthase — MTTLSTTHEEIKLGAPGGMPVSTLRDLIDTNLRMPFPFQRNPHEPEAATGVDAWLKVWGLTDDPDVAAMIARTRPAELACYTSPSMDAGLLQIVAHQIAYQFVFDDLAEDLGRHSPGRLLPLLCESVAILRDGRPPSTPLGAALADLHRQVRERCTPAQAARWAWQSREYVHGLLYEAVAQTHPFLPRTGDCTSIRSLTAGVEPFYPLYEAAQPREPTAAEVHHPVVRRLSRLSADAAVWTADLFSAVKEQRAGEMINIALAHQREHRCSLQTAVLLAIEEINGTIETFERLYDGIKPELSPAGVGYVEGMIGWIRGCYDWSRTVPRYADVTSVPAVP, encoded by the coding sequence GTGACGACGTTGTCGACAACGCATGAGGAAATCAAGCTCGGCGCACCGGGCGGAATGCCGGTCTCCACTCTCCGGGACCTGATCGACACCAACCTCCGTATGCCTTTTCCGTTCCAGCGCAACCCTCATGAACCCGAAGCCGCGACGGGCGTCGACGCCTGGCTGAAGGTGTGGGGGCTGACGGACGATCCGGATGTGGCGGCGATGATCGCCCGCACCCGACCCGCCGAACTCGCCTGCTACACCAGCCCCTCCATGGATGCCGGTCTGCTGCAGATCGTGGCCCATCAGATCGCCTATCAGTTCGTCTTCGACGACCTCGCGGAGGATCTCGGCCGGCACTCTCCGGGCAGGCTGCTCCCCCTGCTGTGCGAAAGCGTCGCGATTCTGCGGGACGGCAGGCCGCCCAGCACTCCCCTCGGAGCCGCCCTGGCCGATCTCCACCGCCAGGTCCGGGAACGGTGCACACCCGCACAGGCCGCGCGATGGGCCTGGCAGAGCCGTGAATACGTGCACGGCCTGTTGTACGAGGCCGTGGCCCAGACCCACCCGTTCCTCCCGCGCACCGGCGACTGCACCTCCATACGGTCGCTGACCGCGGGCGTCGAGCCGTTCTACCCGCTGTACGAGGCCGCCCAGCCACGGGAACCGACCGCGGCCGAGGTGCATCACCCCGTCGTACGGCGGCTGAGCCGGCTGTCGGCCGACGCGGCGGTGTGGACGGCCGACCTGTTCTCCGCGGTGAAGGAACAGCGCGCGGGCGAGATGATCAACATCGCCCTGGCCCACCAGCGCGAACACCGGTGCTCACTACAGACGGCCGTGCTCCTGGCCATCGAGGAGATCAACGGCACGATCGAGACGTTCGAAAGGCTCTACGACGGGATCAAACCGGAGTTGAGCCCCGCGGGCGTCGGCTATGTGGAGGGCATGATCGGGTGGATCCGCGGGTGCTACG